Proteins encoded together in one Pontiella desulfatans window:
- a CDS encoding arylsulfatase — protein sequence MRFQKRCLCIAGLLVVVTLNLGAAGQTKPNILLIMVDDMGYSDLGCYGGEIKTPNIDSLAEKGVRFRRFFNNAKCGASRVSLLMGRSNYEASQGNYNNPTLGHILQQAGYHTYASGKNHSTVNLIDKGFDHYYGLRDGMCNHFNPGLQREGEAVPGRKGRTRYWCDEGLTFDTQDPKYQHYFPKGFYSTDAFTDKGLEYLDEWEKEKSGHPFFLYLAYTAPHYPLQAWPKDIAKYKGVYDAGYQAVRQARYQRQVDMGLVDPKQCPLSPPTYADWSEMSAEEQAEQAKLMEVHAAMIDCVDQRVGDVLQKLKTMGAYENTLILFCSDNGAEKVSSRKIPENAGEVDTFLMVGRNWSNVANTPHRMDKLSAYNGGSRTPMILHWPNGIRNPGRFADKFAHLYNIMPTFLELSGAEYPESFNGVSGRKILGDSFADVIYDKPIKHQDTIYMNRGGQAFIIDGGWKLVTEDGKTWSLYNLNEEETEITDLSKQQPERFNTLLAKYKGWIDSVK from the coding sequence ATGCGCTTTCAAAAACGTTGTCTATGTATTGCGGGGTTGCTGGTGGTTGTGACTTTAAACCTGGGGGCGGCAGGGCAAACGAAGCCGAACATCCTGCTCATCATGGTGGACGATATGGGCTATTCGGATCTCGGATGCTACGGCGGGGAAATCAAAACACCCAACATCGATTCGCTGGCGGAGAAGGGTGTGCGCTTCCGCCGCTTTTTTAACAACGCAAAATGCGGCGCGAGCCGGGTCAGCCTGCTGATGGGACGTTCCAACTACGAAGCCTCCCAGGGAAACTACAACAACCCGACGCTGGGGCACATCCTGCAACAGGCCGGGTACCACACCTACGCCTCCGGGAAAAACCACTCCACGGTCAACCTCATCGATAAGGGGTTTGACCATTATTACGGGCTCCGGGATGGAATGTGCAACCACTTCAATCCCGGCCTGCAGCGGGAGGGTGAAGCCGTTCCCGGCAGAAAAGGCCGGACGCGCTACTGGTGCGATGAGGGGCTGACCTTCGATACCCAGGATCCCAAGTATCAGCACTATTTCCCCAAAGGGTTTTATTCCACCGATGCATTCACCGACAAGGGGCTCGAATATTTGGACGAGTGGGAAAAGGAAAAAAGCGGTCACCCCTTCTTCCTCTACCTGGCCTACACCGCCCCGCACTATCCGTTGCAGGCCTGGCCGAAGGATATTGCCAAATACAAAGGGGTCTACGATGCCGGCTACCAGGCCGTCCGCCAGGCACGCTATCAAAGACAAGTCGATATGGGGCTGGTGGACCCGAAGCAATGCCCCCTCTCTCCGCCAACGTATGCGGATTGGTCTGAAATGAGTGCTGAGGAGCAGGCGGAACAGGCAAAACTCATGGAGGTTCATGCCGCGATGATCGACTGTGTCGACCAGAGGGTCGGCGACGTCCTGCAGAAGCTCAAAACGATGGGCGCCTATGAAAACACACTGATCCTCTTCTGTTCCGATAACGGGGCTGAAAAAGTCAGCTCAAGAAAGATTCCTGAAAACGCAGGCGAGGTCGATACGTTCTTAATGGTCGGCCGGAATTGGAGCAATGTCGCCAACACCCCGCACCGCATGGATAAACTCAGCGCCTACAATGGAGGCTCACGAACCCCGATGATCCTCCACTGGCCGAACGGCATCAGGAACCCGGGGCGGTTTGCGGATAAATTTGCGCATCTCTACAACATCATGCCGACCTTCCTGGAGCTTTCCGGTGCGGAATACCCGGAAAGCTTCAACGGTGTATCCGGCCGGAAAATCCTCGGCGACAGCTTTGCCGACGTCATCTACGACAAACCCATCAAACACCAGGATACGATCTACATGAACCGGGGCGGGCAGGCGTTCATCATCGATGGCGGCTGGAAGCTGGTGACGGAGGACGGTAAAACGTGGAGTCTGTATAACCTGAATGAAGAGGAGACGGAAATCACCGACCTGTCCAAACAGCAGCCGGAGCGCTTCAATACGCTACTCGCTAAATACAAAGGATGGATAGACTCCGTCAAATAG
- a CDS encoding alkaline phosphatase D family protein, with protein MKRRNYLTTTAVLAGGSALFPSMTWAKEELLKDGDLETSLKLLNLWGEQPSVKQELLKNAYTYLNASEGRTLAGLAEQPEFQALCKQAGLTHLGGPLLGSVTEEGASVWIRTLKPAKVEVQVGNTSYGPVFSTVESDLTAVVPVSGLKPGTQNPYQVLVDGSPISIPEDAALVAAPAATSSGKVRIAFGSCFHRWGLGNQKQSELILSRNPSALLLLGDIAVQDRKNHLGLHRADYFLRDLHPAWQNLVATVPVFATWDDHDYFRNDWAGIPKGHTEQDKQGVCDVFRQSWNNPSYGFNDDRRGVFLRTRIGPCDVIMVDNRYFRENKDGSFLGDEQMKWFEEQLLDCKGPFIILSCGSMWSDYVSNGKDSWGVCDPEGRERIFSLIEKNKIGGVLLISGDRHGARGFRIPRSSGFSFYEFEAASLGGRSGPAATSDKWNTQFYGISGKYAFGEFSIEADLPDPEVTFRLMGDDGTEIHKLTLTRSQLTPKG; from the coding sequence ATGAAGCGTAGAAATTATTTAACCACCACGGCTGTGCTTGCCGGAGGAAGCGCATTGTTTCCTTCGATGACATGGGCGAAAGAAGAGCTGCTCAAGGATGGGGATCTGGAAACGAGCCTAAAGCTGCTGAACCTATGGGGCGAACAGCCCTCTGTGAAACAGGAACTGCTGAAAAACGCCTATACCTATTTGAATGCGTCCGAAGGGCGTACACTCGCTGGACTGGCCGAACAGCCGGAGTTCCAAGCCCTCTGCAAGCAGGCCGGATTGACGCATCTGGGCGGGCCGTTGCTGGGCTCGGTTACCGAAGAGGGTGCGTCTGTTTGGATCCGTACGCTGAAACCGGCCAAGGTGGAAGTGCAGGTGGGGAATACATCGTACGGGCCGGTTTTCAGTACGGTAGAATCGGATCTGACGGCGGTTGTTCCGGTCTCGGGCCTGAAACCCGGCACACAGAATCCGTATCAGGTTCTGGTGGACGGAAGCCCGATCTCCATTCCGGAGGATGCCGCGCTGGTGGCGGCGCCTGCGGCCACATCTTCGGGAAAGGTCCGCATTGCATTCGGCAGCTGTTTTCATCGATGGGGCCTGGGCAATCAAAAACAATCGGAGCTGATACTCAGTCGCAATCCTTCCGCCCTGCTCCTGCTGGGGGACATTGCCGTGCAGGACAGAAAAAACCATTTGGGACTGCACCGCGCGGATTACTTTTTACGGGATCTGCATCCGGCCTGGCAGAATCTGGTTGCGACGGTTCCCGTCTTCGCGACATGGGATGATCACGACTATTTCAGGAATGACTGGGCGGGCATCCCCAAAGGGCATACAGAGCAGGACAAGCAAGGGGTATGCGATGTGTTCCGTCAGTCTTGGAATAATCCGTCCTATGGATTCAATGACGACCGCCGCGGAGTCTTTCTGCGCACACGGATCGGCCCCTGTGACGTTATTATGGTGGACAACCGCTACTTCCGCGAAAACAAGGACGGTTCCTTTCTGGGCGATGAACAGATGAAGTGGTTCGAAGAGCAGCTGCTCGACTGCAAGGGCCCGTTTATCATTCTCTCCTGCGGGTCGATGTGGAGCGACTATGTCTCGAACGGAAAAGATTCATGGGGCGTCTGCGACCCCGAGGGTCGCGAGCGCATTTTCAGCCTGATCGAAAAGAACAAAATCGGCGGCGTGCTGCTGATTTCCGGCGACCGTCACGGCGCACGCGGATTCCGCATTCCACGGTCGTCCGGCTTCTCCTTCTACGAATTTGAGGCCGCCAGCCTGGGCGGCCGGTCGGGCCCCGCTGCAACAAGCGACAAGTGGAATACCCAGTTTTACGGGATTTCCGGCAAGTATGCCTTCGGCGAATTTTCCATCGAAGCCGACCTTCCCGATCCCGAGGTGACCTTCAGGCTGATGGGCGACGACGGCACCGAGATTCACAAGCTGACGTTAACGCGCAGCCAGTTGACGCCGAAAGGCTAG
- a CDS encoding LamG domain-containing protein encodes MKTTSIFLALLAGVATGQAGTIYYQDFSNSTPVSDQAGNNPITDGVQVATVVDGEVISGGSPAEQASNGEYTITIDGVGSHYIFNETGDPGFKYVNSKYAFESGSISFIDGGTSYTGTIKLYSKCNTGGEFFSINSVGLVQDDATGEVYVEIDFNYYADTETNQTDSLFLTLDFGVNDAANLQIEERIGGELGSNSTGAGVYRHGLIELLEASSIEAEAMTLDGFSIESQAGASGGQGIVLNGSAGTASGTFALSGAGVYDIQTAYFDENDGEAVYKLFLDGGLIDAWSANRGLGSADPASGNLVVHQTRKIHIAPGQTLEVLAYADGGEPCRVDGFSINQSTNAPPAHSMVWNADGTIASLLLGGVEHLSAETGKAQLRIFNGTQIVSWDMMDATGENGVVEVVEDERSVAKMYFRVDEYEHHLLFRLIGLGQVPLYDDSLGVRVAMPISGTVHAVALDENAEATVSGSLLQFDWTKLGGRNRFPGGAFALYADGTPAENEAALQEIEELYGSAPAAEDLAVFAGEEVPSVITLPSGTGYAYTHTQPTNGVLSGTAPDLVYTSNPGAASDSFTYFITYNGLVSETKTVAITIVGRGLVAYWPMDEGSGAVVGDASGHGFDGALSGGAWVDGRAAGALEFNGSTSSDAVVLPANVFGTVGSGITIAMWVKGDSAAQPRKDSVFYAEDSGGNRLLNIHLPWSDSKVYWDAGDSGGYDRVSKTASAADYEGQWNHWAFTKDANAGRMSIYLNGSLWLSDTGTVTRMGGVMAEARLGSGVGGNYYEGALDDVRVYNYALTEAEISALYFTYDGFAAWAAGYGLAGGDASTGADAENGGAGDGYDNLAEYALGMDPTNSDAGSMDWINVASEDGTNWFEYVHSRRADYTNQGLSYLLIDSTNLVDSVASTNTQDQILVGPSVGGYEPVTNRYIADDPVKFIQLKVRAGDK; translated from the coding sequence ATGAAAACAACCAGTATATTTCTGGCCCTCCTTGCAGGGGTTGCGACGGGCCAGGCAGGAACCATCTACTATCAGGATTTCAGCAATAGCACCCCGGTGTCCGACCAGGCCGGGAACAATCCGATCACGGATGGCGTGCAGGTGGCAACGGTGGTGGACGGTGAAGTCATCTCGGGCGGCAGTCCCGCCGAACAAGCGTCGAACGGCGAATACACCATTACGATCGATGGGGTGGGCAGCCACTATATCTTCAACGAAACCGGTGACCCCGGTTTTAAATACGTCAACTCCAAGTATGCCTTCGAGTCTGGAAGCATTTCGTTTATTGACGGCGGAACCTCCTACACCGGCACGATCAAGCTCTACAGCAAATGCAACACGGGGGGCGAGTTCTTCAGTATCAACTCGGTCGGGCTGGTCCAGGATGACGCGACCGGCGAGGTGTATGTCGAAATTGATTTCAATTATTACGCCGACACGGAAACCAACCAAACGGACAGCCTTTTCCTGACGCTCGACTTCGGGGTCAATGATGCCGCCAACCTGCAAATCGAGGAGCGGATCGGGGGCGAGTTGGGCAGCAACTCAACGGGGGCGGGAGTTTACAGGCACGGCTTGATAGAACTACTGGAGGCCTCCAGCATCGAGGCGGAAGCCATGACGCTGGACGGATTCAGCATCGAGTCGCAGGCCGGCGCATCGGGTGGGCAGGGGATTGTACTGAATGGAAGCGCCGGAACGGCATCGGGGACGTTCGCGCTCTCCGGGGCCGGGGTCTACGACATCCAAACAGCATATTTTGACGAGAACGATGGCGAAGCGGTCTACAAACTCTTTCTTGATGGTGGTTTGATCGATGCCTGGTCCGCCAACCGTGGGCTCGGCAGCGCCGACCCCGCTTCCGGAAACCTCGTCGTGCACCAGACCCGGAAAATCCACATCGCCCCCGGCCAGACCCTCGAAGTGCTGGCTTATGCAGATGGCGGCGAGCCCTGCCGCGTGGACGGTTTTTCCATTAACCAATCCACGAATGCGCCCCCGGCCCATTCAATGGTGTGGAATGCCGACGGGACAATCGCCAGCCTGCTGCTCGGCGGCGTTGAACACCTAAGCGCGGAAACCGGCAAGGCCCAGTTGCGTATTTTTAACGGTACCCAGATCGTAAGCTGGGATATGATGGATGCCACCGGGGAAAACGGCGTTGTCGAAGTCGTCGAAGATGAACGGAGCGTTGCGAAAATGTATTTCCGGGTCGATGAATACGAACACCATCTGCTCTTCCGCCTCATCGGCCTCGGGCAGGTCCCTCTCTATGACGACTCCCTGGGCGTCCGGGTGGCCATGCCCATTTCGGGCACCGTCCATGCCGTGGCGCTCGACGAGAATGCGGAAGCCACTGTTTCAGGCTCTCTTCTTCAGTTTGACTGGACGAAACTGGGCGGGCGCAACCGGTTTCCCGGCGGTGCGTTTGCACTTTACGCGGACGGAACGCCGGCGGAAAACGAGGCGGCGCTTCAAGAGATTGAAGAGCTGTATGGAAGCGCCCCGGCGGCCGAAGACCTTGCGGTGTTCGCAGGCGAAGAGGTTCCGTCCGTCATTACGCTGCCATCCGGCACGGGCTATGCCTACACCCACACCCAGCCCACCAACGGGGTTCTTTCGGGAACGGCGCCTGACCTGGTCTACACCTCCAACCCGGGCGCCGCGAGCGACAGCTTCACCTACTTCATCACGTATAATGGCTTGGTTTCTGAAACGAAGACGGTCGCCATAACGATTGTAGGCCGCGGCCTGGTGGCTTACTGGCCAATGGATGAGGGCAGCGGCGCCGTGGTGGGCGACGCATCGGGGCACGGGTTTGACGGCGCATTGTCGGGAGGCGCCTGGGTGGACGGCCGCGCCGCCGGTGCGCTGGAGTTTAATGGAAGCACATCTTCCGATGCAGTGGTCCTGCCTGCCAATGTATTCGGCACGGTGGGTAGCGGCATCACCATCGCGATGTGGGTCAAGGGCGATTCCGCTGCGCAACCGCGCAAGGATTCCGTCTTCTACGCCGAGGATTCGGGCGGCAACCGGCTGTTGAACATTCATCTGCCTTGGTCCGATTCAAAGGTATATTGGGATGCGGGCGACAGCGGCGGCTATGACCGCGTCTCCAAGACCGCCTCTGCCGCGGACTACGAGGGCCAATGGAATCACTGGGCCTTTACCAAGGACGCGAATGCCGGCAGGATGAGCATCTATTTGAATGGGTCGTTGTGGCTCTCCGACACCGGGACGGTCACGCGGATGGGCGGCGTCATGGCCGAGGCCCGTTTGGGCAGCGGGGTTGGGGGCAATTATTACGAGGGCGCACTGGATGATGTCCGTGTCTACAACTACGCGCTCACCGAAGCCGAGATATCGGCGCTCTACTTCACGTACGACGGCTTTGCCGCCTGGGCTGCCGGCTACGGCTTGGCCGGCGGCGACGCATCGACCGGCGCCGATGCCGAGAACGGCGGTGCCGGCGACGGCTACGACAACCTGGCCGAATATGCGCTGGGCATGGACCCGACCAACTCCGATGCCGGCTCCATGGATTGGATCAATGTGGCATCCGAGGATGGAACGAACTGGTTCGAGTATGTCCACAGCCGCCGGGCGGATTATACCAACCAAGGACTGTCTTACCTGCTGATTGATTCAACGAATCTGGTGGATTCGGTGGCTTCGACCAATACGCAGGATCAAATCCTCGTCGGCCCGTCCGTCGGCGGCTATGAGCCGGTAACGAACCGCTATATCGCCGATGATCCTGTTAAGTTCATCCAGCTCAAGGTGAGGGCTGGCGATAAATAA
- a CDS encoding alkaline phosphatase D family protein gives MHGYSHFKRRQFIILGATTVGGALVAYGAKPEDPRYVSLGDAHKGTLEIDLRIMNQFGDRPREVQDFYTACRKAMTREQPEHAVAASCRMFSRWKLGGPMLGDLTSTGVSVWMHLPEPDMVEVAMAPEGGGASKTFKANEAGRILSVRCEGLSPDTAYSYQVADSENRILGKGRFATAPAKLSTNEFRIAFGTCFHKVGLYRPELMQLVRERGSRAMLVLGDAAVDGRKCDSGLINSDYLLRNLSPPWQELTANVPVFASWDDHDYWGNDTFGARSKSGQEIDVDGLRQSWKSQWNNPERGKERQGIYFQTHIGPVHFIALDTRSCRENDERGKLNSFLGAEQMAWLKRQIRESTSPYILISSGTMWSDYISGGKDSWGTWDTEGREEIFQLIDAKKGSQVILLSGDRHGARGFAIPRQGGKAIYEFEVATLGGVPGPGAFGKDQSAQLFGLPSRSWAFGEFTFTMNGSQPQAVFRLINEHGEMVETIPLEP, from the coding sequence ATGCATGGCTATTCCCACTTTAAGAGAAGGCAATTTATCATATTGGGCGCCACAACCGTTGGCGGTGCGCTGGTCGCCTATGGCGCGAAACCTGAAGATCCACGGTATGTCTCGCTGGGGGATGCCCACAAGGGGACGCTGGAGATCGACCTGCGGATCATGAATCAGTTCGGAGACCGGCCGCGGGAGGTGCAGGATTTCTATACGGCCTGCCGCAAAGCCATGACGAGGGAGCAACCCGAACATGCCGTGGCGGCAAGCTGCCGGATGTTCAGCCGATGGAAGCTCGGCGGGCCGATGCTGGGCGATCTTACCTCAACGGGCGTTTCGGTTTGGATGCACCTGCCGGAGCCGGACATGGTCGAAGTGGCCATGGCCCCGGAAGGGGGCGGTGCGTCCAAAACCTTTAAAGCGAATGAAGCTGGCCGGATTCTGTCGGTGCGTTGCGAGGGGCTTTCGCCGGACACGGCCTACTCCTACCAAGTCGCCGATTCGGAGAACCGGATTCTGGGGAAGGGGCGTTTCGCTACGGCTCCGGCTAAACTGTCCACAAACGAGTTTCGGATCGCATTCGGGACTTGCTTCCATAAGGTCGGGCTCTATCGCCCCGAGCTGATGCAGCTGGTTCGGGAGCGGGGAAGCCGCGCAATGCTGGTGCTAGGCGATGCCGCCGTGGACGGCCGCAAGTGCGATTCCGGTTTGATAAATTCCGACTACCTGCTGCGCAACCTTTCCCCGCCGTGGCAGGAACTGACGGCGAACGTCCCGGTTTTCGCCTCGTGGGACGACCACGACTATTGGGGCAACGACACCTTCGGGGCACGCTCAAAGAGCGGCCAGGAAATCGATGTGGACGGCCTGCGCCAAAGTTGGAAAAGCCAGTGGAACAACCCGGAACGCGGCAAGGAACGCCAGGGCATCTATTTCCAGACCCATATCGGCCCCGTGCATTTCATTGCCCTGGATACGCGTTCGTGCCGGGAGAATGACGAGCGCGGCAAGCTGAACTCCTTCCTTGGCGCGGAGCAGATGGCGTGGCTGAAGCGCCAGATCCGGGAGTCGACCTCTCCATACATCCTCATCAGCAGCGGCACAATGTGGAGCGACTATATCTCCGGGGGTAAGGATAGCTGGGGAACCTGGGATACCGAAGGGCGGGAAGAAATCTTCCAGTTGATCGACGCGAAAAAGGGTTCGCAGGTGATCCTGCTCTCCGGCGACCGCCACGGCGCGCGCGGCTTTGCCATTCCGCGGCAGGGCGGTAAGGCGATTTATGAGTTTGAGGTCGCAACGCTGGGTGGCGTTCCGGGGCCGGGCGCATTCGGAAAGGACCAGTCGGCTCAGTTATTTGGCCTACCTAGTCGCTCGTGGGCCTTCGGTGAATTCACCTTCACCATGAATGGTAGCCAGCCCCAGGCCGTTTTCCGGTTGATCAATGAACATGGGGAGATGGTGGAAACCATTCCGTTGGAACCGTAA
- a CDS encoding sialate O-acetylesterase, with translation MKHLVIATLVAVLSAPSVHAVENGKHLFILSGQSNMAGLNPDISFTPTVEAEFGKENVTVVKDALGGQPIRRWYKKWKPAEGYDPEQTGYPLYKGGRGPGDLYDRLMEKVNEATAGNEYATVSLVWMQGEKDAKESHGEVYAASMKGLIKQLSDDLGRGDINFVLGRLSDFDMANEKYPHWTVVREALVEVAEADPRGAWINTDDLNDGLNKKGRNIKNDLHMSVEGYKTMGKRFADKAIELIEAGGASVEAHPVVRLWTIEQIGGEQNRLKEEPEIRGEGKTTYRNIKDPNLTVSQVESSKPTPAVVYCPGGAYKQVSVLQDYIDWLNGMGITVFTLKYTVPNDRDAAFRDVQRAMRLVRYQAEKWNVDPDQLGVVGSSAGGHLVLRLSQNYTSAAYPAFDDADKLDCQPAFVVTASAAYLFKSKSDPTLVDEFPMKGKIAPTFMVCAMDDKSHGAGSVVYEKALRAAGGTTKIIISETGGHGLKEVEWHPECRAWLKGLGVGITGDKQ, from the coding sequence ATGAAACATCTAGTTATCGCAACCTTGGTCGCTGTGCTTTCCGCGCCGTCCGTCCATGCTGTAGAGAATGGGAAACATCTCTTTATTTTGTCGGGGCAGTCGAATATGGCTGGACTTAATCCGGACATTTCTTTCACGCCGACGGTGGAGGCGGAATTCGGCAAGGAAAACGTGACGGTTGTGAAGGATGCACTGGGCGGTCAGCCGATCCGGCGCTGGTATAAAAAGTGGAAGCCGGCGGAGGGCTATGATCCCGAACAAACGGGCTATCCGCTCTACAAAGGCGGGCGGGGGCCTGGAGACCTGTATGACCGTTTGATGGAAAAGGTGAACGAGGCAACCGCAGGCAACGAATATGCCACGGTCTCCTTGGTCTGGATGCAGGGCGAAAAGGATGCCAAGGAGAGTCATGGGGAAGTCTATGCGGCGAGCATGAAAGGGCTGATAAAACAGCTTTCCGACGATTTGGGGCGTGGGGATATCAATTTTGTTCTCGGCCGCCTGAGCGATTTCGATATGGCCAACGAGAAATACCCGCACTGGACGGTGGTGCGTGAAGCGCTGGTGGAAGTGGCCGAAGCCGATCCCCGCGGCGCCTGGATCAATACCGACGACCTCAATGACGGTCTCAACAAAAAGGGCAGGAATATTAAGAATGACCTTCACATGTCGGTGGAGGGCTACAAGACCATGGGAAAACGCTTTGCCGATAAGGCGATTGAGTTGATTGAAGCGGGGGGCGCATCGGTTGAAGCGCATCCCGTGGTTCGGCTCTGGACGATCGAACAGATCGGAGGCGAACAAAACCGGCTGAAGGAAGAACCGGAGATTAGGGGCGAGGGTAAAACCACTTATCGGAACATCAAGGATCCGAACTTGACGGTCTCTCAGGTTGAAAGCAGCAAGCCGACTCCGGCGGTGGTTTACTGTCCCGGGGGGGCGTACAAGCAGGTGTCTGTCTTGCAGGATTATATCGATTGGTTGAATGGAATGGGGATCACGGTATTCACGCTGAAATACACAGTTCCCAACGACCGTGACGCCGCATTCCGGGATGTGCAACGCGCCATGCGGCTTGTGCGCTATCAGGCGGAAAAATGGAATGTCGATCCGGATCAATTGGGGGTGGTCGGAAGTTCGGCGGGTGGGCATCTGGTGCTGCGGTTGAGCCAGAACTACACGTCTGCGGCATACCCGGCTTTTGATGATGCGGACAAACTGGACTGCCAGCCTGCGTTTGTGGTTACGGCGTCTGCGGCATACCTATTCAAAAGCAAATCGGATCCGACCCTCGTGGACGAGTTTCCGATGAAAGGAAAAATCGCCCCGACGTTCATGGTTTGTGCCATGGACGATAAGAGCCACGGTGCCGGCAGTGTGGTGTATGAAAAAGCGCTGCGGGCGGCAGGGGGAACCACGAAGATCATTATTTCCGAAACAGGCGGGCACGGCCTGAAGGAAGTGGAATGGCATCCCGAATGCCGGGCATGGCTGAAGGGGCTTGGGGTCGGTATTACCGGAGATAAGCAATGA